TCATGTAAATTGGCCCCACCGGCAACAATTTCGCGCACCGCACCTAAGCCATTTTTCTCATGTTTGCCTTCAATAAGCAGTGTCGACTTATCTACACCTTTAAACTGAGCGTAATTAGCATGGTCACTTAAAATGGCAAACACCTCGGCAATGGGCTTATTAATGGTGCGCACTACATGAATTGAAAACATTCGTTACCTACATCTACTTCAACCGTAATTTACTGCCTGTAATCGTACTCTACATTTGACCGAACGATTATTTCAATAAGTAATGTATTGCGATAGGTGAAATTGTGTGACCTATTTAAAAGGGTGGACGAACAGGAAGCCTGCTTAACAAGCTAATTCTGACTAGTTTAACGGTGAGTAACTGGTACACTAATAAAAAAAGCGGTGACTTATACACCACGACCATAAGCTATCAGCAGTCTGGACGAAGTGTGTTCTGTGATGATCATAAGGAATTTGTCATGACATACAAAGTAGCAATCGCCATTTCAGGTGCCGTCTCGCTAGGTTCTTACGAAGCTGGCACCATGTATGAAATAATCAACGCCATAAAACTGCACAACGAATCTAATCCTTCCGACCAGCACATTAAAATTGATGTAATGACAGGCGCAAGTGCGGGCGGCATGACCGCAGCGCTAACGGCCCAAAAGCTGCTATACGAAAGCTATTCGCTAACCGAGCCACTCACTAACGTTGGCTATTTGGCATGGGTAAAAAAGGTACACATCGATGGCTTGCTTACAGCGCATGATAACGACAATGAAAACACCTCTATTCTTTCTTCAGGCTTTGTTGATTCAATAGCGCGCAACTTGATTTTAGGTCGCTACGAAAGTGCCGCCACACCTACTAAAGCTCCTCATCCGGCAAGCGCCGATACCATAAAGCTTGGCCTGGCATTGTCTAACTTAAACGGTGTGGACTACGCCAGAGACATTTTTACCGCTACCCACGACGGGCTTACTGGTGGCAAATTTGTTGAAACCCGTCATCAAGACAGATTGACCATAACACTTGGCGAGAACGACGATAATCAAAACACCTGGCAAACCATAGCCGACACATCACGTGCGTGCGGTGCATTTCCGTTTGCTTTTTCACCGGTTGCGCTGTTTAGACGGTTTGAAGAGCCCGATTATCAAGGGCGTGGTGCAGAGGATTTCTCATCAGTTAAGCCCGATGGCAAGTTTACCTATATTGATGGCGGTGCATTTAATAACTATCCGTTAGGTATGGCAAGAGAGCTCGCAAAGTCTAACGACAACGACCCGCTGGATTACGCTAAGCGTTTTTATTTTTACATCTCACCTAGTGCAAAAGCGTCCACAATGGATTTAACGCTTGATGCCGAGTCACCTGATTTCAACATGATGAGCGTTGCTAGCAGTGCCGCAAAAGGAATTTTTGCCCAAAGTCGTTTTCAAGACTGGTTGATGACCGACAAGATAAATCACAAGGTTGAGTTACTGGATGAACGGGCCAAACAAATAGTAGATATTGTAACGTCCTCTACCAAAACGGCGGTAAAGCGATTAGCACAAACATCAAAAGAGCTATGCCAAGAAATATACAAAGATACTACTGATAACGACGAGCAACTTAATGATGCCATAGCGCGCTTAACGCTTCAGTACAAAGAAGACTTTGCAGACTATGACAATGCGACGCAAGAAGAAAAAGACGCGTGGATTTACAGTATTGCACTGCTAGAAAAGTCGGCAGGATTAAACGACTTTGACATTATGAACGTGTATACCATTACTGCCAAACCAGAAGATTTGGCCAGCGAAAAAGTAATGTCGTTCATGGGCTTCTTTGAAGAGCGGTTTCGTCACCACGATTACATGAGAGGCAGACTTAACGCGACCAATGTCATTTTGCACATACTCGAAAGCCGCCAAAACGCCCAAAAAGCCAAAGACCACCTACCACTTAATGTAGACAGCGCCTTTTACAAGACTCAAAAGAAGGCGCTAGAAGATATTCTTAACGACACCAAACTGGGTAATGTAACACCAAGAAACGCAGCAAAAGCCGCTCGAGAGCGTGTATATGAAAGAGTGAAAGATAGATACTATGGCCTTGCCAAGCAAATGGGCATGAGCTGGGTATTACGTGTGGGTTTATATAATTTCTATATCAAGAAGCGTTTGCGGGGATATTTGGAGTTGTAGTGGTGGAAAAAGGTTAATTGGTAGTAATTTGCGAGTAAGCATTGGTAGCTGATGTTTGGACTAGTATAGCCATTAGCTACTCAGATTCTTATCAACCATTGGGGAAAATTGGCTATTTTTCATCTGTTAGCGCTAGTTGAGTTTATCGAACTATCAAAATCTTTTCGAATTCGGCTATTTGAACTAATGACTTCGTTTTTTTAGTCGTGGAACGTGGCAACAATTGAGATCAAAATCTAGGAAATATTGTTTCTATTGGCAAAAAATGGCGATATATTGTACAGTCTAAAAATTAAACAAAAATTATCACTTTAAAGGCTAAAAGCCTGATATCCATTAACATCTAAACGGTGAAATATTGTCGTTAAAGTAAGCTGAAATACTACGCTGCTCGGTTGCGGCGCAAAGGACTGTTGATGCAACGTTTAGCCACATTCAATAGAACAAAAAAACAAGCTGTAGTTTTGGTTCATGGTATGGGCGAACAGCGTCCCATGGAAAGTATCCGTTCATTCGTAAGTAACATTTGGAAGCTCGACCCTTTCCTTGAGGAGCCTCATTTTTGGAACAAGCCTAGCTCAGTTAGCACTTCATTCGAACAACGTAGAATTACAACCAATACACCAATTAACAAAGAGAACAACAAGCATACGCAACGAGTTGACTTTTACGAATACTATTGGGCGCATCACACTGTTGGAACAAAGTGGGAGCATTTTACTGGCTGGTTAGTAGCATTAATGTTTCGACATCCCTCCAGTTATCGTGAGCACTCAACATCCTTGCTGAAGCTTTATTACTTGCTTTGGTCGCTTTTCGCTATGGGAATATTAGTGGCTATTGCTTGGTGTACTATCTCTGATTTTGAATCTTGGCTCCCCACCTTTCTAACAACTGCACTTAGTGCCATATGGATATTCCTGTTAGGGCTTGCGAAAAAATTTTTTACCAACTATTTCGGTGATGTCGCTCGTTATGTTCAGGCAAAGCCAATTAATATAAAAGTTCGCCAGGATATTCGCAAAGGTGGAGTTGAGCTGATTGAGCGGATTCATCGAACTGGTGATTACGACCGTGTTATTTTAGTAGGCCATAGTCTAGGCTCGATTGTAGCGTATGATCTGCTAACCCATCTCTGGGCGCGAGCAAATAAGTTCAAGACAAGCGATGAAAAAGGTAGTGTTCCAACACCTTTGAGCGAACACGCAAAAGATTTAATTGAGCAACTAAGCCAGAAAGTAGAAAAACAAGAATTTAGCAAAGAATCACAGACGCACTACTGGCAACTACAGCGAGACTTATTTAATGAGCTTAAGGCAAATTCTCCAGATAACAACTGGCTAATCTCAGATTTTGTCACTTTAGGTAGTCCACTTACCTATGCGGATATATTGATGTTTCGCAACAATGAAGACTTTATAAAGCGCAAGTTAGACCGCGAAACCCCGACTTCCCCCCCTGTGACTGAAAAAGGCAAGTGGTACTACAGTGATAACCAAGGAGAATTTTTGCACCACGGCGCTGTTTTTGCTCATGTGAAATGGACAAATATTTATATGCCCCACGAAAACTTTTACAAGGGTGATTTTATTTCAGGTCCAGTTAGTCGAAACTTTAGTTACATACACATCGACAACAATTCCGCTTTAATGACGCCTCCTCGAGATATTTGCAGAACCCCTATTGAAGAGATCAAGCTAGACTACAGAGAAATTAAGAATGGGTTTACTCATACATCATATTGGACAGAAACAGTTATTAGCTCAACATCAAAAAACATAAACCTAATTGCACTGAGAAAGGCATTAGGACTGTATTAATCAAGAGTTTCAAGGGAGTGAGTTCAATGACAACACATATAAGAAAGTCATCTTCTTTATTGACCACTTTATTAGCAACAATATTAGTAGGTTGCAGCATTTCACCTGAGCATCATGTTCGTACTGGCGCTGATCCGAGATATCAAGACAAAAATGTCGCTTTCCAAACGACCTACTACTTTCGTGTGTTCGACTACTGTTCACAAAATGGTCAAAATAATAACAATGGTAAATATCCTTCATCAGGTGGCTTATACAGATTTAAAATGACTGGAAAAGCTAACACTTGGGCGAACGATATTAAGTTCGAATCGGGTATTTTAAAAAGCTGGGAATTAGATCCACTCGGAGCAAATGTAGTTTTCGATGAGAACATTGGCCGTCATCGCTTTGTCTCGGAAAACGAGACTCAGAATGAAGCTGCCAGAGAGCAAGCATGGGCTGATTACACTAAGCTCAAATCTGAGTATTTAAAGCTAGCGGGCGAACATCAGGGTTTTGTTGAGACAAAAAATGCGCTTAGTTCAAAACTGCATAACACTATTCTCAGTGAGGGGAATGTTATAGCAAAAGACGGTCTATCGTCAGTCATTGATGACCAGTTTGAAGCTCACGGAGCAGAGTTAGAGAAGATCAATACAAGCGTCCAAAACAGTTTAAAAACAGCGATTGAAGTTTCGCTTGAAAACTTGAAAAAAGAAAACAAAGAAAAATTAAATCCCGCCTTATACTCATTAGGTTTAACTTGGTTGAAAGATTTAATTAAAGCGAAATTAGTTAAGAAAATCGAAGAGCATGTAACACCAAACTTGCCAGACGACCTATTTAGCGATCAAGATAATAGCCAAACTAAGTGGAACATGCTCATTGGCCAACTCGAAGGAAAGCAAATTGACTTTACTGGTACTAACAAGAATGAGCTTATAAAAAAACTAGCTTTGGTTTACAGCCAATCAAAAAGTGCCAGTAATATTTCTACTGCAATATTAGACTCTAACGGGACACAGATTAAAATTGCTGACAAGCTTTCCGAATTGTTTATCGAGGAGGTAAAGGACTTTGAACTAAAAGGGATAACAACCGGGACAACGGAAATCTTTTCGCATTTTAAAAGTAAAACCCAATTAATAAACAATCCGGAACAGCCTGACCAACTCACCTACAAGATGTTAGACGCAGAGCTCAAAATCGAAATAAAAACAAAGCTTACGAAATATATAAACGACTTATTTGCTACACAAACACAGTTTTTATTACTTACGGACAATTTACCCAAACAAGAATCTATTGAATTTGAAAGCGACTCAAGTCTGAGTGGCATCTTGGCACTTGCAAATGAATCATCCATCAGAACTGCACTGGCTGAATTCACGAAGCTCGCAATAGGTAATGCTGTATCAAACGCCTACTTCGAACCAACCAGCCAGCTTTCTGAAATACTTACTACCCTAAAGTCAGCGATGGCTAAAAAGCTTGCACTTGCTACAGGTTTGCCGATATTAAGCAATAGCGAGAGTGATTCACAACTAGCTTCAACACTTATAGGTGATAAACCAATTGATTGTGACATTAACCAAAGACGTGGTTTTCAAATTCTCGGTCCGGAGGGCTGGCGCACATTTAATCAGGACGAACGTCTTACAATTGCTATGTCCGCTGATAACAAACCTATCACTCAAACTTTAAAAGCACTTTCTAAGCAAGTTCTTAATGCGCAAACCAATAATGAAAGCGAGAGTAATATTTTGCCAATAATGCACGCTGAATTACGTTTAGGCAAAGCAATTAACACATTGAACTTGAATAAGGCGAAGATACTTAGCGCTTCTAAAAAAGCAAAATACACGGAGCTTTGTGAACTCAGCAGGTCGGTGGTAGCCCAGCTAAATTCCAACGCTGCAGATGTTTCTGACACATCGTTTAAATGTGAGGAGGGCGAGTGATGCGTAGATTAACTTTAGTAAAAAGGGCAATGTTTTTATTACTATCACTTCTTAGTATCACGTACATTTTTGTATTTGAAGCCAAGGCTGAAAGTTCGATGCGAATTGAAGTTGAAGTGTACGACGGCCCATTAAGTAAAACATTGGACATACAGAAAGCAGAATTGATAGGTACGCTTAACCTTAGCTCACATGTAACAGAAAATATGATAAGAGCAATTCACCTTAGCGAATGTCGATTAGGGTGTTTTGGCACCAGCGCAGCGGGTATAAATGGAGACCTTCTAAAACAGTGCTCTCCTTCGACTTTTGAGGATAGTCAGCTAATTACCCCTGACATTCTGCAAAGTTTGTCGGAACTAAAAAAACGTACATCGAGCGAAATCACATCGGATAGTGCCTCACCTGATAAAGTTCTCTATGCACAATATAACGAAGACTTCACTAAAATGCTTGCCACGATATTGCCCCGCAAAAAAAATAGACGTCTTTCTATATTAGAACTCGATAGTGAACCACCATATGATCAAGACATTCATGACCTTTTTAACCTAGATTTTCTCGACTATCACGATAGTTTTGTCATACCTACGAAAAATGAGGATGCCGTTCATCAAGTATGTCCTCAGTTGTTTGATGTAAAACACAACCTCTTAAATGTTCTAGCGTATATGCACAAGTCTTTGAATTTTGACACTAGCAAATCCATGCTTCAGTGTCGTAGATATTTATTAGATACAGACACCAATAACACCCCCAAAGCCCAAGAATGCCTCACAAAGATGGCAAACTTGGGACAATTACTTTCACAAGGTGCGGAGCATTGGGCAACCACACAAGTAGCAGTGTTACCTAACTCAAGGCGAGCACGTATAGAAATAGCGAGAGCCGCAATTATTGCGGCTGAACTTGGTAGTGAGATTACTGCTCGTGCCGATGCTATTGCTCGTCAACAGAAAGGTGAGAGCGCTTATGAACTTATGCCCACTAGTTTTTATCTTCGCGACTCAGAAGCAACAGATTATCTAAATCTCTTTGAATGGCTCGATGCGACTCCTAGAAAAGACAAGAAATGGCCAACCAAAAGCAGGACTCGCATGATTGAACGCCTTATTAACGATAATAATTGGTCAATGGTGAACACAGCTTTTGCTCGCGGAGATGGCAAAACAAGTATGGTTTTTGTAAAAGATGATATCGGCAACTGGAATTTGAAAAGCTACGACAATGATCCTAGTGATATGCTCAATAACTATCAAAAAATCGGAACAAACCTACTAAATAGTGCGGCAAAACTAGCCAAAGGTGTATCAGGCGGGGAAGACATATTAATCAATTTAGCCGGTATTAAAAACAGTACAGAGGAAGCACAGGGCCTTTTATTCGGCAACGCTTCGAATAGCGGCTCCAGCGGTCTTTCTGAGAATCTTGAGTCAGAAGTAAGATCCAGAATTACAGCAACTTATCATAAATATGCAGCGCTTATAAAAGCAGCTGACAATCGTAAACTCACACTCTCGAAGCAAGTCCGAGAAGTTGATGAGTTGCTCGAATCCAAAATCAAAGAATTTGAAGAATACTCAACTCAAAAGCAAGAACGTGAAAACTCAATTGCTGTAAGCCAAAGCGAATTAAGACAAAAGCAAATTGAACTTAAAGAGATACAAAGTCTCTTAGCTAAGGAAGATCCAAAGACTCTACAAACGTTGGGCAATTACAATCAAATCAGCGAGAGTATCATCCAATATAAGAGTGATATTTTAAGCCAAACGGAAGAACTGGACTCATTTATTGTCAACAACAGCGAAAAAGAACAACAGCTATTGGAGCTAAAAGAAAGGAAGCAACATTTAAGCGAGGAGCAGCAGAGCAATGAAAATACAATAGAAAGATTACCCTTCGAGGCCGTTGCTGTCATTGAACAAATATTACAAATGCACCAACTGAATATAACAGCAATAAAAAATAGTTTCGTTGAAGCAAAAGTAGAGTAAAGCCGACAAATTGAAACCTCACAATGTATTTGATAACTCGAATGGAGAGCCATAAATGTGAAGCTCTATATCAAAGGATGTTTATTTTTTGAAGCTTTTAAGAAATTAGGAGAAGTCTACAAAAGCATAAATACCTTGACTCATCTACTAGTATCATTCCTGAAAAAGCTTATCGTATTGGTTTACCTAAAACGCATTACATAGTCGAGTTATTTCCAAAACTGTATAAAGCGGAACAGGAATAAATTATCTGCAATATCCTTATATCATCTCATTGTCCTATTAGATGTCTGATAACAAATTTTTGTTACGACCTAAAATGTAGCTTTCTCTATAGCGTTCTCCGAGACAGCCTCGTATCAATCTATACCATGACACGATTTATCCTAGTCGCTAACATTTACCTTTCTTAAATTAGCTTACACTCACCCCAGCATAGTAAAATTAGTATGAGTAACTTCTGCATTTGCCTAACCTCTTCTGCCGTTCAGAAAACCTACAACTAACATTTATTTCACTAAGAGCAAATCCTGCTAAGGTGCGGTCACCTATTTTTTTGCTTAGCTTTTTCATTACTGCCTCAAAGTGAGAATACTCGTTTATACTTATCAAATAAGGTGCTCCTGTTTCTTCCCTTAAGTCTTCACGAGTACCAAATTCCTTGATATCCAATTTTACAGGTAGATCACGGCGGCTACTCTTAAACGTAACATTTTCATAAAAGAGATTTTTGGGCTTTTGAAAATCTTCTTTCTCACATTTAGTTTTATAGACAGCTGCAACATTAAATGTTTCTTGCGAAGCAGTGTCTAAAACAGAGTAAAGAAAGAAGTCTATTGATTGCCCATCACCGCCATAGTCTTGACCATCAGCTATCACAAGTTGTTTATCATCATAATCTATGTTTCCCAAATCGAATGATTCTGCGACAAACTGAACGTCATCAAGTTTATCGTGATCTATCTGTAAAGTTCCCTCGAGTACTTTTCCACATGTAACACTGATAGTGTGTATTTTCGTTTTCTTTATTTTATATCGAGGATGTCTATGGTCCGTACGAGTTACCAACCCATGATCTCTCAACTCATCTAATC
The DNA window shown above is from Alteromonas sp. KC3 and carries:
- a CDS encoding patatin-like phospholipase family protein, with translation MTYKVAIAISGAVSLGSYEAGTMYEIINAIKLHNESNPSDQHIKIDVMTGASAGGMTAALTAQKLLYESYSLTEPLTNVGYLAWVKKVHIDGLLTAHDNDNENTSILSSGFVDSIARNLILGRYESAATPTKAPHPASADTIKLGLALSNLNGVDYARDIFTATHDGLTGGKFVETRHQDRLTITLGENDDNQNTWQTIADTSRACGAFPFAFSPVALFRRFEEPDYQGRGAEDFSSVKPDGKFTYIDGGAFNNYPLGMARELAKSNDNDPLDYAKRFYFYISPSAKASTMDLTLDAESPDFNMMSVASSAAKGIFAQSRFQDWLMTDKINHKVELLDERAKQIVDIVTSSTKTAVKRLAQTSKELCQEIYKDTTDNDEQLNDAIARLTLQYKEDFADYDNATQEEKDAWIYSIALLEKSAGLNDFDIMNVYTITAKPEDLASEKVMSFMGFFEERFRHHDYMRGRLNATNVILHILESRQNAQKAKDHLPLNVDSAFYKTQKKALEDILNDTKLGNVTPRNAAKAARERVYERVKDRYYGLAKQMGMSWVLRVGLYNFYIKKRLRGYLEL